In Mustela lutreola isolate mMusLut2 chromosome 1, mMusLut2.pri, whole genome shotgun sequence, one genomic interval encodes:
- the LOC131820648 gene encoding olfactory receptor 8A1, with amino-acid sequence MAAENHSTVTEFILRGLTNQLELQLPLFFLFLGIYLVTMIGNLGMFTLICLNSQLHTPMYYFLSNLSFVDLCYSSVITPKMLVNFVSEKNTISYAGCMSQLYFFLVFVIAECYMLTVMAYDRYVAICSPLLYNVIMCHQVCSRLVAVVYAMGLIGSTIETGLMLKLSYCELFISHYFCDILPLMKLSCSSTYDIEMTVFFLAGFNIIVTSLTVLVSYVFILSDILRISTTEGRSKAFSTCSSHLVAVGMFYGSTAFMYLKPSTASSLAQENVASVFYTTVIPMLNPLIYSLRNKEVKAAMQKTLRRNVF; translated from the coding sequence ATGGCTGCAGAAAATCACTCTACAGTGACCGAGTTCATTCTCAGGGGATTGACAAATCAGCTAGAGCTCCAGCtcccccttttcttcctcttccttgggATCTACTTGGTCACCATGATAGGGAACCTGGGCATGTTCACACTGATCTGTCTGAATTCTCAGCTTCACACCCCCATGTACTACTTCCTTAGCAATCTGTCATTTGTGGACCTCTGCTACTCCTCTGTCATTACCCCAAAAATGTTGGTGAACTTTGTGTCAGAGAAGAACACCATCTCCTATGCAGGGTGCATGTCACAGCTCTACTTCTTCCTTGTGTTTGTCATTGCCGAGTGTTACATGCTGAcagtgatggcctatgaccgctacgtCGCCATCTGCAGCCCTTTGCTCTACAATGTCATCATGTGCCATCAAGTCTGCTCCCGGCTGGTGGCTGTGGTCTATGCCATGGGGCTCATTGGCTCAACAATAGAGACTGGCCTCATGTTAAAACTGTCCTATTGTGAGCTCTTCATCAGTCACTACTTCTGTGACATCCTCCCTCTCATGAAGCTCTCCTGCTCTAGCACCTATGATATTGAGATGACAGTCTTCTTTTTAGCTGGATTCAACATCATAGTCACCAGTTTAACAGTCCTTGTTTCCTACGTCTTCATCCTCTCCGACATCCTCCGCATCAGCACCACAGAGGGCAGGTCCAAAGCCTTCAGCACCTGCAGCTCCCACCTTGTGGCTGTGGGGATGTTCTATGGATCTACTGCGTTCATGTACTTAAAACCCTCCACAGCCAGTTCCCTGGCTCAGGAGAACGTGGCCTCCGTGTTCTACACCACAGTGATCCCCATGCTGAATCCCCTAATCTACAGCTTGAGGAATAAGGAGGTAAAGGCCGCCATGCAGAAAACACTGAGGAGAAACGTGTTTTGA